The sequence below is a genomic window from Ensifer adhaerens.
TTGCTCACGAACTGGGCAGGCCGATTTAGAAAGATGCAAGTCTCTAAAAACGTGTCATTTTTATTGGTTTGCACTGCACAAACTCTCTTGCCCGTGGGCAGGGATTATTTTAGGGTCCGCGCATGTCGAAGCCCGATGCATTTTCAGCGATTGCCGATCCGAACAGGCGCTACCTGCTTGAGGAATTGCGCCGCACGCCGCGCACCGTCAACGAACTGGCCGAGGGCTTGCCCATCAGCCGCCCGGCCGTTTCCCAGCATCTCAAGGCGTTGCTTGACAGCGATCTGGTGAAGGTGACGGCCAAGGGCACGAAGCGGATCTACTCGATCAACGCTCAAGGGTTCAACAAGCTCAATCTGTGGCTCGATCAGTTCTGGGCCTGAATTGCTTTCTCCTCGGAGCTCCCAAGCTGCCTGGCAGATGGCCTCGAAATCCTAAAAATAAAGCCACCGGAACCAAAGCAACCCTAGGGCGCAATGATGATTCCGATGGCTGGTCTTCAAATCCGTCAAAAGCCGGTCTCACTGCATGACTATCATGCCGGCCTCTGGATTGGTTCCCTTCGCCGTTCAGCCGAAGGAGGAATGCTGGTTTTAATGAACGGATGAGCGAATCCGCTCGATTTCATCCTTAATGCGCAACTTGCGCCGCTTGATTTCCATGATTTTCGTGGCATCTGCTGAAGGCTGGTTCATCGCCGAGTGGAGTTCCTCCTCAAGATCTCCGTGTCTCTTGGTAAGCGTTGCAAGATGAGCCTCGATATTCATGCGGCACGTCCTTCCTTCCCTAGTGGCCCGCACCCTGTATCGCCTCAGGGTACCCCAAGCCGTAACACCCGAAAGTGTGTCATAGAATTGTAATCTTGTCGAAGGCGAAATCGTGGCAAGGGATAACTTCCCGTTAACGCGTTTTTTGTGATAGGAGCGGCGAGCGCGAAATTTGTGTATGATGTTAAGGCGCTACAGAACGGGGAATGGGGATGGCAGACCAGGATCAGGCGGAATTGCGGATGTCGGCCGCGAAGCTCAGGCAGGAGCATGAAGACTACGACGCCGCGATCAATGCCATGATCACCGTCGGCTGCGACGCTCTTCGCATCCAGCGGATGAAGAAGAAGAAGCTGGCGATCAAGGACAAGCTGACCAAGGTCGAGGACCAGATCATCCCGGACATCATTGCCTGACATGGAGCACGACATGACCTATGCCGGCCCGCCGCCCGTCGCCATCATCATGGGAAGCCAGTCCGACTGGGAAACCATGAAGAATGCCGCAGACACGCTGGATATGCTTGGTATTCCATATGAATCCCGGATCATTTCGGCGCATCGCACACCTGATCGGCTCGTCTCCTTTGCGAAGGGTGCGCGCGAGGAAGGCTTCAAGGTCATCATCGCCGGCGCCGGCGGGGCCGCGCATCTTCCGGGTATGGCGGCTGCCATGACGCCGCTGCCGGTTTTCGGCGTTCCTGTGCAGTCGAAGGCACTCTCGGGCCAGGACAGTCTCCTGTCCATCGTGCAGATGCCGGCGGGCATTCCGGTGGGCACTTTGGCCATCGGTCGAGCAGGTGCGGTGAACGCTGCTCTGCTCGCTGCAGCGGTGCTCGCGCTCTCCGACGAAGACGTTGCCCTGAAGCTCGACGACTACCGCGCACGGCAGACCGCATCGGTCGCGGACTACCCTGTGGATAATAGCTAATGTCTATGAAGACGATCGGCATTATCGGGGGCGGCCAGCTCGGACGCATGCTGGCCATGGCCGCCGCCCGCCTCAATTTCAGAACAGTGATCCTGGAGCCGCAGGCCGATTGTCCGGCCGCGCAGGTGGCGAACCGCCAGATCGTTGGCGCTTATGACAATCCGCACGCGCTCGCGGAACTCGCAGATGCCTGCGATATCGTAACTTACGAATTCGAGAACGTGCCGGTGGATGCTGCCGAAACGCTGGCAGCGTCGCGCCCGGTCTATCCACCGCCGCGCGCGCTTGAGGTGTCGCAGGACCGATTGACGGAAAAGGAATTCCTGGCCTCGTGCGGCATTGCGACCGCGCAGTTCCGCCGCATCGACAGCCAGGACGATCTCGTCGCTGCGCTGGCGGAATTTGGCGGGGAGGGGGTCTTGAAGACCCGCCGCATGGGCTATGACGGCAAGGGTCAGCGCGTGTTCCGCAAGGGGGACGATCCGGCAGGCACCTACGAGGCGCTGGGCGGTGTCCCGCTGATTCTCGAAAGCTTCGTTGCTTTCGAGCGCGAGATCTCGGTGATTGCGGCGCGTGGTGTCGATGGAGGCTTCACCGCTTACGATCCCGCGGAGAATGTCCACAAGAATGGCATTCTCCATACCTCGACCCTGCCTGCCTCGGTTTCGGCTGCCACGGCTGCCGCTGCGACCGAGGCAGC
It includes:
- a CDS encoding 5-(carboxyamino)imidazole ribonucleotide mutase, with amino-acid sequence MTYAGPPPVAIIMGSQSDWETMKNAADTLDMLGIPYESRIISAHRTPDRLVSFAKGAREEGFKVIIAGAGGAAHLPGMAAAMTPLPVFGVPVQSKALSGQDSLLSIVQMPAGIPVGTLAIGRAGAVNAALLAAAVLALSDEDVALKLDDYRARQTASVADYPVDNS
- a CDS encoding 5-(carboxyamino)imidazole ribonucleotide synthase — encoded protein: MSMKTIGIIGGGQLGRMLAMAAARLNFRTVILEPQADCPAAQVANRQIVGAYDNPHALAELADACDIVTYEFENVPVDAAETLAASRPVYPPPRALEVSQDRLTEKEFLASCGIATAQFRRIDSQDDLVAALAEFGGEGVLKTRRMGYDGKGQRVFRKGDDPAGTYEALGGVPLILESFVAFEREISVIAARGVDGGFTAYDPAENVHKNGILHTSTLPASVSAATAAAATEAARAILDKLSYVGVIGVEFFVGADGSLIANEMAPRVHNSGHWTEAACIVSQFEQHIRAVAGLPLGDTSRHSDCVMQNLIGDDIATVGDWLKTKDALVHLYGKAEARPGRKMGHVTVLKR
- a CDS encoding transcriptional regulator, ArsR family, producing MSKPDAFSAIADPNRRYLLEELRRTPRTVNELAEGLPISRPAVSQHLKALLDSDLVKVTAKGTKRIYSINAQGFNKLNLWLDQFWA